Sequence from the Desulfovibrio oxyclinae DSM 11498 genome:
TTCGATTCCGTGACCCTGAACCTTACCGGCGACAGGATGTGGGCCGACGGCGACGTCTACGGCGCGCTGGATCGCTATCGCATGGCGCTGGAGCTGGAGTCCGGAAACTCCACGGCGCGCAATTCGCTGGCCATCTGCTACGCGCACCTTGGCAAGCTGGAAGAGGCACGGGAAGAGTTCTCAACGGTTCTGGAACGGGAGCCGGACGATGTGATGGCCCTGTACAACCTCGGGCGCGTGCTGCACCGCATGGGCCGCTTGGAAGAGGCGCGGGTGGCATACGATCGTTGTCTGGCACAGGAGCCGGAGCACATATTCAGCCTCGTGCGGCTGGGCAACCTTTCCGAGCGCGAGGGGAATCTCGACGAAGCGGAACGCCTGTATCTCAAGGCTTCCACCCTCAGGGGCGGGGAAACGCTGGCCTACCGTCCGCTGGCCCGCACAGCGTGGAAACGGGGCGATCTTGAGCAGGCGCGCGAATATCTTCATCTTGCGCTCAACGCCAACCACAACGATGCCCACGCCATGTACATGCTGGCACTGCTCTACATGGAGGGCGGCGAGGATCCGCAGATTGCGGAAGTGCTGGCAAGGCAGAGCGCGGCGCTTCGTCCGGAACGCGGCGACTATCTGGGTGTGCTGGTCCGTGCTCTCCGGGCGCAGGGCAAGGATGCCGAAGCCGATCAGGTGGCTGGCCGAATTCCCGAAGCCTGAGTGGAAATCGTCTCGAAGTGATCACGACCCCGGGGTAGCTGCCTCGGGGTCATTTTTTTAGCGGATGCCGTATTCGTCCAACAGTTGCTGAAGGCGCCCCTCGGATTTCATCCGTCGCAGTCCTTCGTCGATGATGGCGCGCAATTTCTCGCCGCGCGGGGTGCGGGGCAGGAGCATGTGGTAGGGCGTCTTGGGCATGCCGGGGATCGGAGCGTGGCCGAGGGCCGGATCGGAGAGAATGTCGATGCCGGTCAAGACGTAGGCCGCATATGGTTCATAGGCGATGGGAATATAGTCGCATCGCTGCTGAAGCAGCTTCTTCACGGCCTGGACAATGGTTCCGGAGGACGTGTCCAGCCGTTCGGGCGGAATCTGATATTGGTGGTAGCCGAAGTCGCTCACCCCGCAGCCTTTCATGGAGTGCAGGTCCTCAAGCGACTTGATGTAGGGCCCGAGGGGGTAGCGATGCGTGGAGTATAGAATGATCGGGGTGGTTAGGTAGAAGGTCTCGGAAAGCAGGAATTCCGAGGCTCGCTTGGGGCTGTAGGCGGCATTGAGCACTACGTCCACGTCCCCCTTGCGTGTGCGCTCCAGGCACTGGTTCCACGGCATGAGGGAGACTTCGAGCTTCATTCCCTGAGCGTCGAGAATCTCTTCGAGTACGTCCACGGACATGCCCACGAGCGTCCCGGCCTCCTCTCCCTCACGCTCGTAGAATACGTAGGGCGGCCACTCCGAGATGTCGTCACAGGCTCGCACCGTCTTTTTCAGGGGGGCGGCCATGCCCTGAGCGGCGGACATGAACATGCCCGCCGCTGCCAGGACGATAAGGACGAAGATCGCGGCGCGGTTCATGGGCCGGGGTCTCATTTGGAGAACAGCGCTTCGACGATGGTTCTGGCTTCCGCCTCGATGGCGTCGAGGTGCTGTTCGTCGCGGAAGCTCTCCGCGTATATCTTGTAGATTTCCTCGGTTCCGGACGGTCGGGCCGCGAACCAGCCGTTGTCCGTGCTGACCTTGAGACCGCCGATGGGTTCGCCGTTTCCGGGCGCATGGGTCATGCGCGAGGTGATGGCGTCACCCGCCAGTGTTTCGGTGCGGACGGATTCCGGAGTGAGCCGCTTGAAGGCCGCCTTCTGTTCGTTGGTGGCCGGGGCGTCGCTACGGCGGTAAATGGGTGCCCCGTGCTTCTGCTCCAGTTCCTTGTACAGTTCGCCGGGGTCGCGTCCGGTGACGGCGGTGATCTCGGCGGCAAGCAGGTTCAGGATGATGCCGTCCTTGTCCGTGCTCCACGGGCTGCCGTCAAAGCGCACAAAGCTGGCTCCGGCGGATTCTTCCCCGCCAAAGGCGCAGGTGCCCTTGAGCAGCGGTCCCACGAACCACTTGAAGCCCACAGGGACTTCAAAAATCTCGCGGTTCAGCCCTTCGGCCACGCGGTCGATCATGGAGCTGGTGACCACGGTCTTGCCGACGGCCGCTTCCGTTGACCAGTGCTCACGGCTGCGGAACAGATAGTCCACCGCCACGGAAAGGTAATGGTTCGGATTGAGCAGGCCCGAGGCGCGGGTCACGATGCCGTGTCTGTCGAAGTCCGGGTCGTTGCCGAAGGCGATGTCGAAGCGGTCGCGCATGGCGATGAGCCCGGCCATGGCGTAGGGCGAGGAGCAGTCCATGCGGATCTTGCCGTCCTTGTCCACGCTCATGAAACTGAAGGTCGGGTCGGGCGCGTCGTTGGTGACGGTGATGTCCAGCCCGTACTCGTCCGCGATGGGCTCCCAGTAGGCCAGTCCCGAACCGCCGAGCGGGTCAGCGCCGATCTTGAGGCCTTCGGCGGCCACGGCTTCGAGGTTCAGGATGCTGCCCAGATCGCGAACATAGGGCATGACGTAGTCGATGGCTTCCACGCCGTCGGTGGTCAGTGCCTGTGCCAACGGGACGCGTTTCACGCTCACCAGTTTGTCGATGAGGATCTGGTTGGCCCCGTCCTGAATGGCGGCGGTGGTGCGGAAGTCGGCGGGGCCGCCATCCGGCGGATTGTACTTGATGCCGCCGTCTCGCGGGGGATTGTGCGAAGGGGTGATGACCACGCCGTCTGCCAGTCCGGTGGTGCGGTCCCGGTTCCAGCTCAGGATGGCGTGAGAGATGACGGGCGTTGGCGTGTAGCCGAAGCCCATCTGGTAGCGAACGGCCACGCCGTTGGCCGCGAAGACTTCAAGCGCGGTGGTGAAGGCCGGTTCGGAAAGGGCGTGGGTGTCCATTCCCAGAAACAGCGGACCGTCGATGCCGCGCATTCTGCGATGCTCGCAGACGGCCTGACACACGGCCATGACGTGCGACTCGTTGAAGGTGGACGTGAGCGAGCAGCCCCGGTGTCCGGAGGTGCCGAAGGATACTATTTCGTCCGGATTCTTGGGATCCGGTTTCCTGGAATAGAAAGCCGTGACGAGCCGGGGGATGTTTTCCAGCATGTCATGGGTCGGGGGTTTCCCGGCCATCGGATGAAGTGACATGAAGCCTCCGTTGTTTACGTTACCTAGCCTACCGGAATATCAGGCTGTGGACATTATCACAAGACCGGTCCGGCTTGATGCGGTCAAGGCGGCAGGGATGATAATGGATCGCCGACATTCCTTATCGGTGTCATGCCTTGCGGCTCTTCTGAATTATATATCCGTCGAGTCCGATCATGCGGCTTCGTGCCGGGCAAGAGCCCGCACGCGTTTGACCACGGGCGGGTGCGAATACTGCAACCATACCGTGAACGGGTGCGGCGTGAGGTTCGACAGCGAATCCGCCGAGAGCCGTTTGAGTGCGGAAGCCAGCTCTCCGGGACGTCCGGTGGTGCGTGCGGCAAAGGCGTCCGCCTGATATTCGTGCTTTCTGGAGAGCGCGCCGTCAGCCAGCGAAAGCAGCATGGAGACCGGGGTGTAGAGCAGGGCGAAGAACACCAGCCCGGCGTGGACGCTCATCTGCTGTACGCCGAAGGCTTCGAACAGCCTCGGCGATTCGAGGAAGAACGAGAGCAGCCAGAACATGAGGCCGGTCTTGAGCACGGAGGCCACAAGCATTTTGCGCACGTGCCCCAGTTTGGCGTGCCCGACTTCGTGCGCCAGCACCGCCGTTATTTCGCCGGGAGTGTGCCGCTCCACCAGCGTGTCGAACAGGGCGATGCGGCGTTTCTTCCCGAATCCGGTGAAGAAGGCGTTGGCCTTGGTGCTGCGCTTGGAGCCGTCCATGAGGTACAGCCCTTCCAGTTCGAACCCTTGTGAGTCCGCATAGTTTTCAAGCATCTGCCGAAGCTCTCCCTGCTCCAGCGGGGTGAAGCGGTTGAACAGCGGCAGAATCCATTGCGGAGCAACATAGGTGACCGCGAGGCTGAAGAGCGTGGTGAATCCCCAGCACCAGAGCCACGCGTCAGGCCCGGCCCAGCGGAAGAACAGCAGGATGCCCGCCAAAAGCGGACCGCCAATGACCGCGGCCAGAACGACGGCCTTGAGGCGGTCGGCCACGAAGGTTTCGGGCGTGGTCTTGTTGAATCCGAAGCGGTTTTCCAGCACAAAGGTTCTGTAGACCGAAAAGGGCAGGCCCGGGATCATGCTCAGCAATCCCAGCAGGCCGAAGAAGAGCAGCCCCGTGACCAGCGGGCCGAAGCCGAAGGACCGCACTGTGTCGTCGGCCCATGCAAAGCCGCCCGCCACGATGAAGATGATGGAGATGACCGTGGAAATGGTGTCATCCACGGATTCAAGCCGCATCTTGGCAAGGTTGTATTGCTGTGAGCGGCGGTAGGCTTCGTCGTCGATGATGTCCCGAAACTCCTCCGGCGGCCGGGTGGAGAGGTTTTTTGCGTCGAGGTGGCGGGATATCATGCCGAGGGCCCACGCGGCCACGAGTGATGCCAGAATGAGAGCGAGGTATATGTTCATGACTCCTCCGAATGCGGTGGTGCTTGTATTCGATGCAGGCCTTTTGGGGCTGCTGACCCGAAAGGCCGATGATGGCGAAATACGCTATCGGGCGCGAAAGGGCCAGTCAATCAAGGACATGGTGGAGTCGCTGGGGGTACCGCACACCGAAGTGGGCGAACTGGTCGGCCCCGGCGGAGAGCGAGTCGGGTTCGGCTACCGGCCTGAAGAGGGCGGACGCGTCGAGGTCCGCTCCGTGGTCGAGCCTTTCGATGTGATGCAAGATCAGCCTTTGCGGGCCGCGTTGCCGCATCTGGCCTTTATCGTGGATGAAAACGTGGCTGGCTTGGCACCACTGTTGCGAGCCATGGGACTGGACGCGGCCCGCGACGGACTGAACGGCGATGCTACCCTTGCAGAACGGGCCGCTGCGGAGAAACGGGTGGTGCTCTCGCGGGACCGGGGCCTGCTCAAGCGCGCTGCGGTGACGCACGGGCGGCTGTTGCGGACCGAAGGCACCGATGCCCAATTTGCGGAAATCGTCCGGCATTTCGGGCTTGTCCCCACAGCGGAGTTCATGCGCCGCTGCCTGCGTTGCAATCGGCCCACCATTCCTGTGGAAAAAGTGGATATTCTGCACTTGCTGGAGCCGAAAACGAAAAAATACTTCAATCATTTCAGAATGTGTGGTGGGTGCGGAAACATATACTGGCGCGGCAGCCACTACCAGCGTCTTGTCAACAGGTTGGCACGTGCGGGGGTGCGAATTCCGACACAGGAGCCTCTAACTGCCGACGAAGCTTGATTTAATGAGGCCGGTGTATTACCGTCGGGTAAATTTCCCCAAGATCGAGGTACAGCATGAGCGCCACCGCCAAAACCATTCGCGAGGACATCGCGCGGGCAAAAGCCTACATCGGACGCAACGATTACCTGCGTTCGCTGGACGCGCTTGCGCGTGCCGTGAAGGGCGTGGCGGCAAGCCAGGTGTTCGGCCGCGAGAAGTTCGAGGTGCAGGCGCTTCTTGAAGAGGCGTTCCGCGACCTGAACGGGATGGCCGTGGTCAAGAAGCTCTTTCCCAAGGGGCTCAACTATCAGCGGGGCAAGGAGGCGCAGCTCTACAAGACGCTGACCCGTCTGGCCGCCCGGCTGAAAGACGCCATGGAAAAGGCACGCATCGCCAAGCAGCGCGAACATCTCTGGAAGCTCGACGAGATGCTGCTCGAAGCCCAGAAGCACATGGAAAACGAGAATCCGCTGGAGGCGCGCAAGCTCTTCCGCGCCGCTTCCGACACCTTCACGGAGATCGAGGGCCTGAACTCCGACATCGGCACGCGGCTGATGATGGGTGGCCTGCTTCAGGAGGCCGTGGAATACCTCAAGCGTGCGCTGGAGCAGAATCCTTCCGACAACCGGGCGTACGGCTCGCTCATCATGTGCTACGAAGGGCTCGGGGAGACCGCCAAGGCCATCGAGACCGTCAAGGAAGCCATGCGCAGACTCGGCGTGAACGAATCGCTTGAAATGCGTCTGGCCAAGCTGCACCTGTCGCGCCGCGAATGGGGCGAAGCCAACAAGTACGCCGCCGCGGTGGTCCAAAAGAATCCGCTCAATCTCGAAGCCGAGAAGATCGTCAAGAAGACCGAGCCCAAAATTTACGGCGCGGGTGGAAAGACCAGCCCCGGCAAGTCTTCCGGTTCCGGCTCGGGCAAGGCCATCAAGCTCGACATCTAGGGCCTCAGGGTCCGAAACTCTTCGTTTTCATTTCCAAGAATCAGATTTCCGTCGCGATCGACGGTCATTGCTTTTGCGTTCCCGAGGCTGCGGCCCACGGGTTGCTTGCCGCCTTCGGGCGGGAGCATCCAGACGACGCCGTTGGCGTCCAGCGCGAAAATGCTGCCTTGGCGGGAGATGGCCAGATCAAGCACCGTGGAGTCGAAGCGCGCCAGTTCCATGCGGTTTCCGTCCGGGGTGTGGCAGACGACGCTGTCCTGCCCCGCAGTGTAGATGTTGCCATGCCGGTCCATGAGCATGGAAGAGGCTTCGGCATAGGATGGAAGCAGGATGAAAACGGTCAGCAGAGCCAGTTTGAATGCACGCATGTTACCTCCGTGTTGCTTGACCGCAGACTAGAAAGGGGACATTGATATGTCCAATATGCTTTGGAGTTGCGATTGATACCTTGGAGGTATGGATGGAATTGCGTCATCTGAAATATTTCATGGCCGTGGCCGAGGAGCTGCACTTCGGCAGGGCCGCCCGGCGACTTCATGTTTCCCAGCCGCCGCTGAGCCGGCAGGTGCGGCAGCTTGAGGAGGAGCTCGGTGTCGAGCTTTTCGAGCGGAACAGTCGCCGAGTGGAGCTGACCGCTGCAGGTCGGTATTACATGGCGGAAGTGAACAAGGCCATGGCCGTCCTTGATGAGGCGGGGCGAACGGTGCGTAGCGTCGCGGCCGGGGAGGAAGGGGCGCTCAAGGTCGGATTTGTCGGCCCTGCGAGCCTGAGCCGCTTTCCCGAAGTGGTCCGGGAGTTCAGACGCAGGTTCCCGAATATCAGGCTGACCATCCGGGCCATGTCCACGTATCATCAGCTGGATCTGATGAACCGGGGACGGCTGGATGCCGGGTTCTCGCGGCTTTTCGGGCACGATACCCACGGCCTGAATGCGAAGCTGTTTCTGCGGGAACCATATGCGCTCGCCGTACCGGAAGGGCATCGTCTTCACGGACGAACCGGCGTTTCGCTGTCGGACCTGCATGGCGAGGACATGATTTTCTACCCACGTCATTACCAGCCGAAACTGCATGACGCGATCATCGCCGCATTTGAACGGGCCGGGGTTACGCCGGATATCGTGCAGGAGGCGAACACCGAGCAGAGCACACTGGCGCTCGTGGCTGCAGGCATGGGTGTGGCGCCGGTCCCTGCGTCATCGGCAAACGGCTGCTTACGCGGGGTTGGCATTGTTTCGCTGGAGCAAGGGCTTCCGCCTTGGGAGGTCTCCATCGTCTGGCCCGAGCATGGACACGGCCCCGTGATGGAGCGTCTGCTGGAAGTGGCTTCGGAATTCACGCAAATCGCCTGAATCCAAACAACGTCCGTAGACCATACCAGGCACATGAATGGAGGAGCCTCATGATGACCTATCTATACCTCGCCCTCGCCATTGTCGCCGAGGTGGCTGCGACCATGGCACTCAAGGCACTGTCCGATGAGTTCAGGGTAGGCACGCTGGCGCTGGTTGTTGGCGGATATGTCACCGCCTTCACGTTCCTGTGTGTCGTGCTGCGGACCCTGCCCGTGGGCATCGGCTACGCCATTTGGGCCGGGCTCGGCACCGCTCTTGTGGTGCTGTGCGGGGCGCTCATCTATCGGCAGGTGCCCGACCTTTGGGCGCTGACCGGAATCGGTTTGATAGTGGCAGGGGTGGTGTGCATCAACGTCCTTTCCAAAACGAATGTTCACTGATTTCCCCTAGAGACGGCGTCCTGTCCCGAATCGTGACCGTCTTGCATGCCTTTCCTGTGAGGTTGCCGATTTCCCAGGATGTTTACCGGCAGCATCGAAACATGAGCAGTGCCGCAATCACGCATGCAGCAAGAATCAGGGCCACAATAAAACCGGCTGCGTCCGCTGTCTCGACGCCGCTGTGCAAGCCGCATCGCAACTGCTCGCGATAAGCAATTTCTTCATAATCACCCGAATGCATCATTTCTCCGTGGGCTTGATTTGTCCGTCAAGTCCAAGTAGAGCCGAAAAGAGTGATATGTCTAATATATTTATTGCGTACTATTGATATGGGGAATGTCTTAATATGAATCTGCGTCAGTTGGAGTATTTCAAGGCAGTGGCCGAGGAGCTGCATTTCGGGCGAGCGGCCGCGAAGATGCACGTAGCGCAGCCGCCGCTCAGTCAGCAGATACGCAAGCTGGAAGATGAGCTTGGCGTGATGCTGCTGAAGCGTGACAACCGGAATGTGTCCCTGACGCCGGAGGGAGGGCGTTTTCTTGATGCGGTGAAGGACAGCCTCGCCGTGTTGGAAGATGGAGTCGAGCAGGTGCGTATGATGGCAAGCGGAGAAATCGGGCGGGTGGTCGTCGGTTTCATGGCCTCGGTCACCCAGTCGCGATTTCCTGATGCCGTTGCGGAGTTCCGAGAACTGCACCCCGGAATCACGCTGGAATTGCGCGAAATGAATTCCGTGGAGCAGCGTCGGGCGCTGCTGGACGGCGAACTGGACGTTGGAATGGTTTTCAGTGGGTGCTCGCAGTCACCCCAATTGTGTTTCAGGATATTTCTGAGCGAACCTTACATGCTTGCCGTGCACAGGAACCATCCGCTGGCGGCAGTTGGAGAAGCACGCCTTGAAGATCTGGACGGAGAGGCTCTCATTGTTTTTCCACGGGACGTGCATCGCAAGTCATACGATAGTTCCATGGCGGTTTTCAGCGCGGCGGGCGTGACGCCGAGAGTGGTGCAGGAGACTGCCACGCATCATACCAAGCTGGCGCTGGTGGCGACGGGATTGGGAGTGGGGCTGGTTCCGGCCCGGATGGCCGGAGTCTGTCCCAGAGGAGTTCGGCTTCTGCCTTTCGACTGGCAGGGGGCGCAGGACCGCAAGAGCGTGCTCAGGCTGGCGTGGCGCAATGACAATTCATCAACTGCGCTGCAATGCTTTCTCAAGGTGATGGAACGCTACGCCGAACCGAATCCCGCGGTGAATGGCTGTTTGTGAGTATCGTCTGACGCCGATTGCCGACCGTTGTGGGCAAGCAAATGAAAAGGCCCCCCGCATCCAGTGCGGGGGGCCTTGTTATCTGGCTGGTTCAGCTGGGTCGGGCTAGTACATGCCGCCCATTCCACCCATGCCGCCCATGCCGCCCATGCCGCCGGGCATGGCCGGAGCGCCGCTGTCCTTTTCAGGCTTTTCGGCGATGGCGCATTCGGTGGTCAGCAGCAGACCGGCCACGGAAGCGGCGTTCTGGAGCGCGGTGCGGGTGACCTTCTTGGGATCGATGACGCCGACCTTGATGAGGTCTTCGTACTCGGAGGTGGCGGCGTTGAAACCGAAGCCGTCCTTGCCTTCCTTGATCTTCTCCACAACGATGGAGCCTTCAAATCCGGCGTTGCCGGCGATCTGGCGCAGCGGCTCTTCGATGGCGCGGGTGATGATGGCGATGCCAGCGGCTTCGTCGTCATCGACCGGCTTGAGATCCTTGAGTGCCTTGGTGGCGCGGGCGAGAGCCACACCGCCGCCGGGCACGATGCCTTCTTCCACGGCAGCGCGGGTGGCGTTCAGGGCGTCTTCCACGCGGTCCTTCTTTTCCTTCATTTCGATCTCGGTGGCTGCACCGACGTGAATGACGGCGACACCGCCCACGATCTTGGCGAGGCGCTCCTGGAGCTTTTCGCGATCGTAGTCGGAAGAGGACTCGTTGATTTCGGCGCGGATCTGCTTGATACGGGCCTTGATTTCTTCAGCGTCGCCAGCACCGTCGACAACGGTGGTGTTGTCCTTGTCGATGACCACGCGCTTGGCGGAACCGAGGTCGTTGACGGTGAGGTTTTCGAGCTTGATGCCGAGGTCTTCGGAGACGACCTGGCCGCCGGTCAGGACAGCGATGTCCTTGAGCATGGCCTTGCGGCGCTCGCCGAAGCCCGGAGCCTTGACGGCGGACACGTTCAGGGTGCCGCGCAGCTTGTTGACCACGAGGGTGGCCAGAGCTTCGCCTTCGATGTCTTCACCGATGATGAGCAGCGGACGGGACATCTTGGCAACCTGCTCCAGAACGGGCAGAAGTTCCTTCATGTTGGAGATCTTCTTTTCGTTGAGCAGGATGAGCGGCTCTTCCATTTCGCAGGTCATGCGCTCGGGATTGGTGACGAAGTAGGGGGAGAGGTAGCCGCGGTCGAACTGCATGCCTTCGACGACGTCCAGGGTGGTTTCGAGACCCTTGGCTTCCTCAACGGTGATGACGCCTTCCTTGCCGACCTTGTTCATGGCCTCGGCGATGATGTTGCCGATGGTGGCGTCGTTGTTGGCGGAGATGGTTCCGACCTGTGCGATTTCTTTCTGGTCGCGGGTCGGCTTGGTGACGTTGCCGAGTTCTTCGACAACGGCTGCAACGGCCTTGTCGATGCCGCGCTTGATGGCCATGGGGCTGCGGCCGGCGGCCACGAGCTTGACGCCTTCGGTGAAGACGGACTGGGCCAGGATGGTAGCGGTGGTGGTACCGTCACCGGCCACGTCGGAGGTCTTGGAAGCGACTTCCTTGACCATCTGTGCGCCCATGTTCTCGAACTTGTCTTCGAGTTCGATTTCCTTGGCGACGGTCACGCCGTCCTTGGTGATGACCGGAGCGCCGAAGCTCTTTTCGATCACGACGTTGCGGCCCTTGGGGCCGAGGGTCACCTTGACTGCGTTGGCGAGCTTGTCCACGCCTGCTTTCAGTTTTTCACGGGCTTTGGCGTCGAAGAGAATTTCTTTGGCCATTGGGTATCTCCTTCAATATTGAACTATTTCGTCTAAAAAATGAGCCTTAATTGTCTATATGCCGGAATACGACTACTCGACGACAGCGAGGATGTCGTCCTCACGCATCACGAGATGTTCGTTGCCGTCGATCTTGACTTCGGTTCCGGCGTACTTGGCGAACAGCACGGTGTCGCCGGTCTTGACGGTCAGTTCAACACGCTTGCCGGCGTCGTCCAGTTTGCCGGGACCGGCGGCGACGACCTCGCCCTTCATGGGCTTTTCCTTGGCGGAATCGGGGATGATGATGCCACCTGCGGTCTTCTCTTCCATTTCCAGGCGCTTCACCAGCACGCGGTCGTTCAGCGGTTTCAGCTTCATTCGTCTATACCTCCGGGTATCATTGGGTTTTTTATGCGTTTGCCCCGGCCTGAGGGAGCCGGGCTCCGCGCTGAGCAGCGGAAGACTCGGGGATAAATAAGCACACTCGCCATGCTGTCAAGCGGGGGGCGTGATTTTTTTGTGTCGGAAACGGGAGAAAGGGTCGAAAAGGCTTACTTGCCGGTGTCGAGGCCGGTGGCGCGCTCCAACACGCGCTTGTGCGCATGGAACCAATCATAAAGGTGGTCGCGCACGCAGGCGGCTGTCATGGCTGCACCGCCTTCGAGCCTGCCCATGAGTTCGAGGGTCTGGGCCATGAACCTGTCATGGTCGAGCCGGTGCGCTTCGAGTGCGGGGCACTGCTGTTCGCTAAGCAGCTCCTCCTCGTGGCGGAAGTGCATCAGGGCACTGTCGCGCAGGCGCTCGATTGCGGTGAGCAGGCTGCGGCGTTCGGCCTGATCCTCCAAAGGGGCGTTCATGTCGCGGATCATTTCCGTCAACGATTCGAGCAGGTCCGAAAACTTCTGGTGCAAGTCGTCAAGGTGCTTGATGCCGGTGAGTTCCCCTTTGGGAGAGCTCATGCTGTCGAGCGTCATCACATTCCTCCGTGAACAGGCTGACTGGCTCTTGTAATGGCCCGGAGCGCTTCTGTCCAGTGGTTGCCGGTAACGGCTCCGTGACCACAT
This genomic interval carries:
- the groL gene encoding chaperonin GroEL (60 kDa chaperone family; promotes refolding of misfolded polypeptides especially under stressful conditions; forms two stacked rings of heptamers to form a barrel-shaped 14mer; ends can be capped by GroES; misfolded proteins enter the barrel where they are refolded when GroES binds); amino-acid sequence: MAKEILFDAKAREKLKAGVDKLANAVKVTLGPKGRNVVIEKSFGAPVITKDGVTVAKEIELEDKFENMGAQMVKEVASKTSDVAGDGTTTATILAQSVFTEGVKLVAAGRSPMAIKRGIDKAVAAVVEELGNVTKPTRDQKEIAQVGTISANNDATIGNIIAEAMNKVGKEGVITVEEAKGLETTLDVVEGMQFDRGYLSPYFVTNPERMTCEMEEPLILLNEKKISNMKELLPVLEQVAKMSRPLLIIGEDIEGEALATLVVNKLRGTLNVSAVKAPGFGERRKAMLKDIAVLTGGQVVSEDLGIKLENLTVNDLGSAKRVVIDKDNTTVVDGAGDAEEIKARIKQIRAEINESSSDYDREKLQERLAKIVGGVAVIHVGAATEIEMKEKKDRVEDALNATRAAVEEGIVPGGGVALARATKALKDLKPVDDDEAAGIAIITRAIEEPLRQIAGNAGFEGSIVVEKIKEGKDGFGFNAATSEYEDLIKVGVIDPKKVTRTALQNAASVAGLLLTTECAIAEKPEKDSGAPAMPGGMGGMGGMGGMGGMY
- the groES gene encoding co-chaperone GroES, with protein sequence MKLKPLNDRVLVKRLEMEEKTAGGIIIPDSAKEKPMKGEVVAAGPGKLDDAGKRVELTVKTGDTVLFAKYAGTEVKIDGNEHLVMREDDILAVVE
- a CDS encoding bacteriohemerythrin, which encodes MTLDSMSSPKGELTGIKHLDDLHQKFSDLLESLTEMIRDMNAPLEDQAERRSLLTAIERLRDSALMHFRHEEELLSEQQCPALEAHRLDHDRFMAQTLELMGRLEGGAAMTAACVRDHLYDWFHAHKRVLERATGLDTGK